A window from Urocitellus parryii isolate mUroPar1 chromosome 1, mUroPar1.hap1, whole genome shotgun sequence encodes these proteins:
- the Nr4a2 gene encoding nuclear receptor subfamily 4 group A member 2, producing the protein MPCVQAQYGSSPQGASPASQSYSYHSSGEYSSDFLTPEFVKFSMDLTNTEITATTSLPSFSTFMDNYSTGYDVKPPCLYQMPLSGQQSSIKVEDIQMHNYQQHSHLPPQSEEMMPHSGSVYYKPSSPPTPTTPGFQVQHSPMWDDPGSLHNFHQNYVATTHMIEQRKTPVSRLSLFSFKQSPPGTPVSSCQMRFDGPLHVPMNPEPAGSHHVVDGQTFAVPNPIRKPASMGFPGLQIGHASQLLDTQVPSPPSRGSPSNEGLCAVCGDNAACQHYGVRTCEGCKGFFKRTVQKNAKYVCLANKNCPVDKRRRNRCQYCRFQKCLAVGMVKEVVRTDSLKGRRGRLPSKPKSPQEPSPPSPPVSLISALVRAHVDSNPAMTSLDYSRFQANPDYQMSGDDTQHIQQFYDLLTGSMEIIRGWAEKIPGFADLPKADQDLLFESAFLELFVLRLAYRSNPVEGKLIFCNGVVLHRLQCVRGFGEWIDSIVEFSSNLQNMNIDISAFSCIAALAMVTERHGLKEPKRVEELQNKIVNCLKDHVTFNNGGLNRPNYLSKLLGKLPELRTLCTQGLQRIFYLKLEDLVPPPAIIDKLFLDTLPF; encoded by the exons ATGCCTTGTGTTCAGGCGCAGTATGGGTCCTCGCCTCAAGGAGCCAGCCCTGCTTCTCAGAGCTACAGTTACCACTCTTCGGGAGAATACAGCTCCGATTTCTTAACTCCAGAGTTTGTCAAGTTTAGCATGGACCTCACCAACACTGAAATCACTGCCACCACTTCTCTCCCCAGCTTCAGTACCTTTATGGACAACTACAGCACAGGCTACGACGTCAAGCCACCTTGCTTGTACCAAATGCCCCTGTCCGGACAGCAGTCCTCCATTAAGGTAGAAGACATTCAGATGCACAACTACCAGCAACACAGCCACCTGCCCCCCCAGTCTGAGGAGATGATGCCGCACTCCGGGTCGGTTTACTACAAGCCCTCCTCGCCTCCGACACCCACCACCCCGGGCTTCCAGGTGCAACACAGCCCCATGTGGGACGACCCGGGGTCTCTCCACAACTTCCACCAGAACTACGTAGCCACTACACACATGATTGAGCAGAGGAAAACGCCTGTCTCCCGCCTCTCGCTCTTCTCCTTTAAGCAGTCGCCCCCAGGCACTCCGGTGTCTAGCTGCCAGATGCGCTTCGACGGGCCCCTGCACGTCCCCATGAACCCGGAGCCCGCGGGCAGCCACCACGTGGTGGACGGGCAGACCTTCGCTGTGCCCAACCCCATTCGCAAGCCTGCGTCTATGGGCTTCCCGGGCCTGCAGATCGGCCACGCGTCTCAGCTGCTTGACACACAGGTGCCCTCGCCGCCATCGCGGGGCTCCCCCTCCAACGAGGGGCTGTGTGCGGTGTGTGGCGACAATGCGGCTTGCCAGCACTACGGCGTGCGCACTTGTGAGGGCTGCAAAGGCTTCTTTAAG CGCACAGTGCAAAAAAACGCGAAATATGTGTGTTTAGCAAATAAAAACTGCCCAGTGGACAAGCGGCGCCGGAATCGTTGTCAATATTGCCGATTTCAAAAGTGCCTGGCTGTTGGGATGGTCAAAGAAG TGGTTCGCACGGACAGTTTAAAAGGCCGGAGAGGTCGTTTACCCTCGAAACCGAAGAGCCCACAGGAGCCCTCTCCCCCCTCGCCCCCGGTGAGTCTGATCAGTGCCCTCGTCAGGGCCCATGTCGACTCCAACCCGGCTATGACCAGCCTGGACTATTCCAGG TTCCAGGCGAACCCTGACTATCAGATGAGTGGAGATGACACCCAGCATATACAGCAGTTCTATGATCTCCTGACTGGCTCCATGGAGATCATCAGGGGCTGGGCGGAGAAGATCCCCGGCTTTGCTGACCTGCCCAAAGCTGACCAGGACCTGCTTTTTGAATCAGCTTTCTTAGAACTGTTTGTCCTTCGATTAGCATACAG GTCCAACCCAGTGGAGGGTAAACTCATCTTTTGCAATGGGGTGGTCTTGCACAGGTTGCAATGCGTGCGTGGCTTTGGGGAATGGATTGATTCCATTGTTGAATTCTCCTCCAACTTGCAGAATATGAACATCGACATTTCTGCCTTCTCCTGCATTGCTGCCCTGGCTATGGTTACAG AGAGACATGGGCTCAAAGAACCCAAGAGAGTGGAAGAACTGCAAAACAAAATTGTAAATTGTCTCAAAGACCACGTGACTTTCAATAATGGGGGGTTGAACCGCCCCAACTACCTGTCCAAACTGTTGGGGAAGCTCCCAGAACTCCGTACCCTTTGTACACAGGGTCTACAACGCATTTTCTACCTGAAATTGGAAGACTTGGTACCACCACCAGCAATAAT